Proteins from one Shewanella pealeana ATCC 700345 genomic window:
- a CDS encoding YkgJ family cysteine cluster protein translates to MNIDVKDISDPVINSEVTCSNCQACCCRLEVMIVTDTGVPDEHISIDEYGAETMLRLDDGWCSAVDRDTLMCTIYENRPWICRLFEMGSYECISERKELL, encoded by the coding sequence ATGAACATTGACGTAAAAGATATATCCGATCCTGTAATCAACTCAGAAGTGACCTGCTCAAACTGCCAAGCCTGTTGTTGCCGTTTAGAAGTCATGATAGTGACCGACACCGGCGTACCTGATGAGCATATCAGTATTGACGAGTATGGCGCTGAAACCATGTTGCGTCTGGATGATGGCTGGTGTTCAGCAGTCGATAGAGACACCTTAATGTGTACTATCTATGAGAACCGCCCATGGATCTGCCGCCTGTTTGAAATGGGATCGTACGAGTGCATCAGCGAGCGTAAAGAGCTGCTTTAA
- the dptF gene encoding DNA phosphorothioation-dependent restriction protein DptF, with amino-acid sequence MLRFKSALSVLSKSSPYAVRTLHQNDNSIEDQIKNYLFITTNIEQAFKEALLSATEDDIIFLCGSSGDGKSEILTRYCEMAMFKDRYKFHLDATHSFSPTSNAIQTLDTLFEENRTSNKTLVVGINVGMLGNYAQEGAEQHDDIKSSIKSFLDDSPTESNHQFLDFEKFPKFVLGQNGYTAEFVKELFQKLTAPTNNIIRDHFEHEKTLTQAVDKKLCANYELLSDEAVQQTIIELLFKARLVKDQFLTARALLDFVFHLLAGPGYLFDNLFTGFDNELASKIVDFDPANIRTQHIDKFILSRSLGLPDHNYEVFVEALLLKGFTRSLAPESYLRLFYLLKNSEFANNYHLSFCADFQQDLIKKYSEVWHLHCHFDGSDEHKLALRQYYKDVAIAAIHKYNNRNAPRLGKGEFFISEHNGFQLAADLELKVHVPQIAEDKETKTSHFNTYFKVGKRIVKLPTNINLLSLMLRIVEGYRPNKHDKNTVVLLDELVEEIAEVANETSTLHILYKNDRYKIANDDFDEFEVSGL; translated from the coding sequence ATGTTAAGGTTTAAATCCGCGTTATCTGTTTTATCAAAATCATCCCCGTATGCGGTGCGTACTCTGCATCAAAATGATAACTCTATCGAAGATCAGATAAAGAATTATCTATTCATTACGACCAACATTGAACAAGCTTTTAAAGAAGCACTCCTTAGTGCAACAGAAGATGACATTATCTTTTTATGCGGCAGTAGTGGCGATGGTAAGTCTGAAATCTTAACGCGTTATTGTGAAATGGCGATGTTTAAAGACCGCTATAAGTTTCACTTAGATGCGACCCATAGCTTTTCACCAACCTCTAATGCAATCCAAACACTTGATACTTTATTTGAAGAAAACCGTACTTCTAATAAAACGCTCGTAGTTGGTATTAACGTCGGTATGCTTGGCAACTATGCGCAAGAAGGCGCAGAGCAGCACGATGATATTAAATCATCGATAAAAAGCTTCCTTGATGACTCGCCAACCGAGTCAAATCACCAGTTTTTAGACTTTGAGAAGTTTCCCAAGTTTGTATTAGGGCAAAATGGTTACACGGCCGAGTTTGTAAAAGAGCTGTTTCAAAAGCTCACCGCGCCGACTAATAACATCATCCGCGACCATTTTGAGCACGAAAAAACACTAACGCAAGCAGTAGACAAAAAGTTGTGTGCCAATTATGAGCTCTTAAGTGATGAAGCGGTACAGCAAACAATTATTGAGCTTTTGTTTAAAGCTAGATTAGTTAAGGACCAGTTCCTTACCGCACGTGCATTACTTGATTTTGTATTTCATTTATTAGCAGGGCCTGGTTACTTATTTGATAACTTATTCACCGGTTTTGATAACGAATTAGCCAGTAAAATTGTAGATTTTGATCCTGCTAATATCCGAACGCAGCATATAGATAAATTCATTTTATCGAGAAGTTTAGGCTTACCTGATCATAACTATGAGGTATTTGTAGAAGCCCTTCTATTAAAGGGCTTTACTCGTTCCCTAGCGCCTGAATCTTATCTAAGACTGTTTTACTTGTTAAAAAATTCAGAGTTTGCTAACAACTATCACCTTTCATTTTGTGCTGACTTCCAACAAGATCTGATTAAGAAATATTCTGAGGTTTGGCACCTACATTGTCACTTTGATGGTTCTGATGAGCATAAGTTGGCATTACGCCAATATTATAAAGATGTAGCAATTGCTGCTATCCATAAATACAACAATCGTAATGCGCCAAGGCTAGGCAAAGGCGAGTTCTTTATTTCTGAACACAATGGTTTCCAGTTAGCTGCAGATTTAGAGCTTAAAGTTCATGTGCCCCAGATAGCCGAAGATAAAGAGACTAAAACGTCACACTTCAATACCTATTTTAAAGTGGGTAAACGTATCGTGAAATTACCGACAAACATCAACTTATTGAGTCTGATGCTACGTATTGTTGAAGGCTATCGCCCTAATAAGCACGATAAAAATACCGTCGTGCTCTTAGATGAGCTTGTTGAAGAGATAGCTGAAGTTGCTAATGAAACGAGTACTTTGCACATACTTTACAAAAATGACCGATACAAAATTGCAAACGACGATTTTGATGAATTTGAAGTGAGTGGCCTATAA
- the prpF gene encoding 2-methylaconitate cis-trans isomerase PrpF: MTTSTDQKTKFPPQIKVPATYMRGGTSKGVFFNLTDLPTEAQVAGAARDALLLRVIGSPDPYGKQTDGMGGATSSTSKTVILAKSDKADHDVDYLFGQVAIDRPFVDWSGNCGNLTAAVGSFAISNGLVDSSRIPENGIAVVRIWQKNIGKTIIAHVPITNGEVQETGEFELDGVTFPAAEVQVEFLDPADGDGAMFPTGNLIDDLIVPTDVVAGGVLQATMINAGIPTVFINAAELGYTGSELQEAINGDVKALAMFETIRAHGAVQMGLIKHIDEAANRQHTPKVAIVAAPVDYTSSSGKAIDKNTIDLNVRALSMGKLHHAMMGTAAVAIGTAAAIPGTLVSLAAGEGQSNAVNPGFVTFGHPSGTLKVGAEASQVDGDWQVNKAVMSRSARVLMEGWVRVPADPLMSES, translated from the coding sequence ATGACCACATCAACAGACCAGAAAACAAAATTCCCGCCGCAAATCAAAGTGCCTGCAACCTATATGCGTGGCGGCACCAGTAAAGGGGTGTTCTTTAATTTAACCGACTTGCCAACGGAAGCGCAGGTAGCAGGCGCTGCCCGTGATGCGCTGCTGCTAAGAGTCATAGGTAGTCCAGATCCTTATGGCAAACAAACTGACGGCATGGGCGGCGCAACATCGAGCACCAGTAAAACAGTGATCCTTGCCAAGAGTGACAAGGCCGATCACGATGTCGATTACCTGTTTGGCCAAGTCGCTATCGACAGACCTTTTGTCGATTGGAGTGGCAACTGCGGCAACTTAACTGCCGCTGTGGGATCATTTGCAATCAGTAACGGTTTAGTCGATAGCAGCCGCATTCCTGAAAACGGTATTGCAGTGGTGCGTATTTGGCAGAAAAACATCGGTAAAACCATTATCGCTCATGTACCCATCACCAACGGAGAAGTGCAAGAGACGGGGGAATTCGAGCTTGATGGTGTCACGTTCCCCGCTGCCGAGGTGCAAGTTGAGTTTTTAGACCCAGCCGATGGTGATGGCGCCATGTTCCCAACAGGTAACTTGATTGATGACCTAATCGTGCCAACCGATGTAGTAGCTGGTGGGGTACTGCAAGCCACCATGATCAACGCAGGTATTCCAACCGTGTTTATCAATGCGGCAGAGTTGGGTTACACAGGCTCAGAGCTGCAAGAAGCTATAAACGGCGATGTTAAAGCGCTTGCCATGTTTGAGACGATTCGTGCCCACGGCGCAGTGCAGATGGGGCTGATTAAGCATATCGACGAAGCGGCAAACCGTCAGCATACGCCCAAAGTGGCCATAGTAGCAGCACCAGTGGACTACACATCATCCAGTGGCAAAGCTATAGATAAAAACACTATCGATTTAAATGTACGCGCACTGTCTATGGGCAAGCTTCACCATGCCATGATGGGCACCGCAGCCGTCGCTATCGGCACCGCAGCAGCTATCCCTGGCACGCTAGTCAGCTTGGCAGCAGGTGAGGGGCAGAGTAATGCAGTTAACCCTGGCTTTGTCACCTTTGGTCATCCATCTGGCACCCTAAAGGTCGGTGCAGAGGCAAGCCAAGTCGATGGTGACTGGCAGGTCAATAAAGCCGTGATGAGCCGCAGTGCTCGAGTACTGATGGAAGGTTGGGTGAGAGTACCTGCGGATCCGTTAATGTCGGAAAGTTAA
- the acnD gene encoding Fe/S-dependent 2-methylisocitrate dehydratase AcnD → MTQLNTQYRKALAGTELDYFDTEAAVNAISPGAYAKLPYSSRVYAENLVRRCSPESLNDCLSQIIYRKRDLDFPWYPARVVCHDILGQTALVDLAGLRDAIADKGGDPSKVNPVVPTQLIVDHSLAVEHAGFEKDAFEKNRAIEDRRNDDRFHFINWTKTAFENIDVIQPGNGIMHQINLEKMSPVIQARDGVAFPDTLVGTDSHTPHVDALGVIAIGVGGLEAESVMLGRPSYMRLPDIVGVELVGLRQPGITATDIVLAVTEFLRNEKVVSTYLEFFGEGAANLTLGDRATISNMTPEFGATAAMFYIDDKTIDYLKLTGRDDSQVKLVETYAKQAGLWADSLKDAEYERVLRFDLSSVGRNIAGPSNPHRRVATAELTAKGISAPFANKAEEEAGLMPDGACIIAAITSCTNTSNPRNVIAAGLLARNANAKGLTRKPWVKTSLAPGSKAVQLYLEDAKLLPELEALGFGIVGFACTTCNGMSGALDPIIQQEVIDRDLYATAVLSGNRNFDGRIHPYAKQAFLASPPLVVAYAIAGTIRFDIEKDVLGQDSNGNDILLKDLWPTDEEIDAVIAQSVKPEQFRKVYEPMFDLKVDYGDDNQQKVNPQYDWRPQSTYIRRPPYWEGALAGERTMKGMRPLAVLGDNITTDHLSPSNAIMLDSAAGAYLDKMGLPEVDFNSYATHRGDHLTAQRATFANPKLFNEMVTKIGKNGEVEVKQGSYARIEPEGVESRMWEAIETYMERKQPLLIIAGADYGQGSSRDWAAKGVRLAGVEVIVAEGFERIHRTNLVGMGVLPLEFTNGDNRHTYQIDGTETYDVLGERTPGALLTVIMTRSNGEVVEIPVKCRLDTAEEVSIYEAGGILQRFAQDFLESSTS, encoded by the coding sequence ATGACCCAATTAAATACCCAATACCGCAAAGCGTTAGCTGGTACAGAGCTCGATTATTTCGATACCGAAGCGGCTGTGAATGCCATCAGCCCGGGTGCTTATGCCAAACTGCCCTATAGCTCTCGTGTGTATGCCGAGAACCTAGTACGCCGATGTAGCCCTGAGTCATTAAATGACTGCCTAAGCCAGATTATTTACCGTAAACGCGACTTAGATTTCCCCTGGTATCCAGCCCGTGTCGTGTGTCACGACATTCTAGGGCAAACCGCACTGGTTGACTTAGCGGGTCTGCGTGACGCCATTGCCGACAAGGGCGGCGACCCGTCAAAAGTGAACCCAGTGGTTCCCACACAATTGATTGTGGATCACTCACTCGCGGTTGAGCACGCGGGCTTTGAAAAAGATGCCTTTGAGAAAAACCGCGCCATCGAAGATAGACGTAATGATGATAGATTCCACTTTATCAACTGGACCAAAACCGCCTTTGAAAATATCGATGTCATTCAGCCGGGTAACGGTATCATGCATCAAATCAACCTTGAGAAGATGTCGCCCGTTATCCAAGCCCGAGATGGCGTTGCCTTCCCCGATACCCTAGTTGGCACCGACAGCCACACGCCCCATGTTGACGCTCTGGGCGTTATCGCAATCGGTGTTGGTGGACTAGAGGCTGAGAGTGTGATGCTCGGGCGCCCATCGTATATGCGTCTACCCGACATTGTGGGTGTTGAGCTGGTGGGGCTACGCCAACCAGGCATTACCGCAACCGATATCGTATTGGCTGTTACCGAGTTTTTACGTAATGAGAAAGTGGTTTCAACTTATCTAGAATTCTTCGGTGAAGGTGCAGCAAATCTGACATTGGGCGATCGCGCGACTATCTCCAACATGACGCCAGAATTTGGCGCAACCGCAGCCATGTTCTATATCGATGATAAGACAATCGATTACCTAAAGCTGACTGGCCGTGATGATAGCCAAGTTAAGCTGGTTGAGACTTATGCTAAACAAGCAGGACTTTGGGCGGATAGCCTAAAAGATGCGGAGTATGAGCGTGTGCTACGTTTCGACCTATCAAGCGTTGGCCGTAACATTGCGGGACCATCTAATCCACATCGCCGCGTAGCAACTGCCGAACTTACTGCAAAAGGTATTAGTGCCCCCTTTGCCAATAAAGCTGAAGAGGAAGCCGGCCTAATGCCTGATGGCGCTTGTATCATTGCCGCCATTACCAGCTGTACTAACACTTCTAATCCACGCAATGTGATTGCAGCGGGTCTACTTGCCCGTAACGCCAACGCCAAAGGTCTGACTCGTAAACCTTGGGTAAAAACATCTTTGGCCCCAGGTTCAAAAGCGGTGCAGCTCTATCTGGAAGATGCCAAGCTATTACCCGAGCTTGAAGCGCTTGGCTTTGGTATTGTCGGTTTTGCCTGTACTACCTGCAACGGCATGAGCGGGGCGTTAGATCCTATCATTCAGCAAGAGGTTATCGACCGCGATCTATACGCAACGGCAGTGCTCAGTGGAAACCGAAACTTCGATGGCCGTATTCACCCGTACGCTAAGCAAGCTTTTCTTGCATCTCCGCCATTAGTGGTAGCTTATGCGATTGCAGGCACCATTCGTTTTGATATTGAAAAAGACGTGCTGGGCCAAGACAGTAACGGCAACGATATTCTGCTTAAAGATCTATGGCCTACGGATGAAGAGATTGATGCGGTGATCGCTCAGAGTGTTAAGCCTGAGCAGTTCCGTAAAGTCTATGAGCCAATGTTCGACCTCAAGGTCGACTACGGCGACGATAATCAGCAGAAGGTTAATCCTCAATATGACTGGCGTCCACAGAGTACCTATATCCGCCGTCCACCTTATTGGGAAGGCGCGTTAGCAGGTGAGCGCACCATGAAAGGCATGAGGCCGCTTGCGGTACTCGGCGACAACATCACTACCGACCATCTATCGCCATCAAATGCGATTATGCTCGACAGTGCTGCGGGTGCGTACCTTGATAAGATGGGGCTACCGGAAGTCGACTTTAACTCTTATGCCACGCACCGTGGTGACCATTTAACCGCTCAACGTGCGACCTTTGCTAACCCTAAGTTGTTTAACGAGATGGTGACCAAAATTGGTAAAAACGGCGAAGTTGAGGTAAAGCAAGGCTCTTATGCTCGTATCGAGCCGGAAGGTGTTGAGTCACGCATGTGGGAAGCGATTGAAACCTACATGGAGCGAAAGCAACCGCTGCTCATCATCGCTGGTGCAGATTACGGGCAAGGCTCTAGCCGAGACTGGGCAGCCAAAGGCGTACGCCTTGCAGGTGTTGAGGTGATTGTAGCCGAAGGTTTTGAGCGTATTCATCGCACTAATCTTGTGGGTATGGGCGTATTACCGCTTGAGTTTACCAATGGGGATAACCGTCATACATATCAGATTGATGGCACTGAGACCTACGATGTACTTGGTGAACGTACACCGGGCGCGTTATTGACCGTGATCATGACTCGCAGTAACGGTGAAGTGGTTGAGATCCCAGTTAAGTGCCGACTCGATACAGCAGAAGAAGTCTCTATCTATGAAGCGGGCGGCATATTACAACGCTTCGCCCAAGATTTTTTAGAGTCTTCAACCAGCTAG